The Cygnus olor isolate bCygOlo1 chromosome 33, bCygOlo1.pri.v2, whole genome shotgun sequence genome contains a region encoding:
- the FLOT1 gene encoding flotillin-1 isoform X1, translating to MFFTCGPNEAMVVSGFCRSPPVMVAGGRVLVVPCLQQIQRISLNTLTLNVRSEKVYTRHGVPISVTGIAQVKIQGQNKEMLAAACQMFLGKSESEIAQIALETLEGHQRAIMAHMTVEEIYKDRQKFSEQVFNVASSDLVNMGISVVSYTLKDIHDDQDYLHSLGKGRTAQVQRDARVGEAEAKRDAGIREARARQEQVSAQLLSETAMAQAQRDFQVQQALCDAAVNARKAQADLAYQLQVARTKQQIEEQRAQVLVVERAQQAQLQEHEIGRRERELEATVRKPAEAERYRLERLAEAERLQVMMQAEAEAEAMRVTGAARAAAVAARARAEAAQTEAKAEAFGQFREAAVVDMVLQRLPQVAEAVAQPLLGTRRVTLVAGSSGDIGVARLPGEILDVVTRLPAAVEALTGVSVTQAAQKKSDCVA from the exons ATGTTCTTCACGTGCGGCCCCAACGAGGCCATGGTGGTGTCGG GTTTCtgccgcagcccccccgtgaTGGTGGCCGGGGGCCGGGTGCTGGTGGTGCCGTGTCTGCAGCAGATCCAGCG gatCTCCCTGAACACCCTGACCCTCAACGTGCGCAGCGAGAAGGTGTACACCCGCCACGGCGTCCCCATCTCCGTCACCGGCATCGCCCAG GTGAAGATCCAGGGGCAGAACAAGGAGATGCTGGCGGCCGCCTGCCAGATGTTCCTGGGCAAGTCGGAGAGCGAGATCGCCCAGATCGCCCTGGAGACCCTGGAGGGCCACCAGCGCGCCATCATGGCCCACATGACCGTGGAG GAGATCTACAAGGACCGGCAGAAGTTTTCGGAGCAGGTTTTCAACGTGGCCTCATCCGACCTGGTCAACATGGGGATCAGCGTGGTCAGCTACACCCTGAAGGACATCCACGACGACCAG gatTACCTGCACTCGCTGGGGAAGGGCCGCACGGCGCAGGTGCAGCGTGATGCCCGCGTAGGGGAGGCCGAGGCCAAGCGGGATGCCGGCATCCGC GAGGCGCGGGCGCGCCAGGAGCAGGTGTCGGCGCAGCTGCTGAGCGAGACGGCGATGGCACAGGCCCAGCGGGATTTCCAGGTGCAGCAGGCGCTGTGCGACGCCGCCGTCAACGCCCGCAAGGCCCAGGCCGACCTGGCCTACCAGCTGCAG GTGGCGAGGACGAAGCAGCAGATCGAGGAGCAGCGGGCGCAGGTGCTGGTGGTGGAGCGGGCACAGCAGGCGCAGCTGCAGGAGCACGAGATTGGCCGCCGCGAGCGCGAGCTGGAGGCCACCGTGCGCAAACCCGCCGAGGCCGAGCGGTATCGCCTGGAGCGGCTGGCCGAGGCTGAGCG GTTGCAGGTGATGATGCAGGCGGAGGCGGAGGCGGAGGCCATGCGG GTGAcgggggcggcgcgggcggcggcggtggcCGCCCGGGCGCGGGCGGAGGCGGCGCAGACGGAGGCGAAAGCCGAGGCCTTCGGGCAGTTCCGCGAGGCCGCCGTGGTCGACATGGTGCTGCAGCGGCTGCCCCAG GTGGCGGAGGCGGTGGCGCAGCCGCTGCTGGGGACGCGCCGGGTGACGCTGGTGGCCGGGAGCTCCGGGGACATCGGGGTGGCGCGGCTCCCCGGGGAGATCCTGGACGTCGTCACCCGCCTGCCCGCCGCCGTCGAGGCCCTGACGGGCGTCAGCGTCACCCAG GCCGCCCAGAAGAAGTCAGACTGCGTGGCCTGA
- the FLOT1 gene encoding flotillin-1 isoform X2 has protein sequence MFFTCGPNEAMVVSGFCRSPPVMVAGGRVLVVPCLQQIQRISLNTLTLNVRSEKVYTRHGVPISVTGIAQVKIQGQNKEMLAAACQMFLGKSESEIAQIALETLEGHQRAIMAHMTVEEIYKDRQKFSEQVFNVASSDLVNMGISVVSYTLKDIHDDQDYLHSLGKGRTAQVQRDARVGEAEAKRDAGIREARARQEQVSAQLLSETAMAQAQRDFQVQQALCDAAVNARKAQADLAYQLQVARTKQQIEEQRAQVLVVERAQQAQLQEHEIGRRERELEATVRKPAEAERYRLERLAEAERLQVMMQAEAEAEAMRVAEAVAQPLLGTRRVTLVAGSSGDIGVARLPGEILDVVTRLPAAVEALTGVSVTQAAQKKSDCVA, from the exons ATGTTCTTCACGTGCGGCCCCAACGAGGCCATGGTGGTGTCGG GTTTCtgccgcagcccccccgtgaTGGTGGCCGGGGGCCGGGTGCTGGTGGTGCCGTGTCTGCAGCAGATCCAGCG gatCTCCCTGAACACCCTGACCCTCAACGTGCGCAGCGAGAAGGTGTACACCCGCCACGGCGTCCCCATCTCCGTCACCGGCATCGCCCAG GTGAAGATCCAGGGGCAGAACAAGGAGATGCTGGCGGCCGCCTGCCAGATGTTCCTGGGCAAGTCGGAGAGCGAGATCGCCCAGATCGCCCTGGAGACCCTGGAGGGCCACCAGCGCGCCATCATGGCCCACATGACCGTGGAG GAGATCTACAAGGACCGGCAGAAGTTTTCGGAGCAGGTTTTCAACGTGGCCTCATCCGACCTGGTCAACATGGGGATCAGCGTGGTCAGCTACACCCTGAAGGACATCCACGACGACCAG gatTACCTGCACTCGCTGGGGAAGGGCCGCACGGCGCAGGTGCAGCGTGATGCCCGCGTAGGGGAGGCCGAGGCCAAGCGGGATGCCGGCATCCGC GAGGCGCGGGCGCGCCAGGAGCAGGTGTCGGCGCAGCTGCTGAGCGAGACGGCGATGGCACAGGCCCAGCGGGATTTCCAGGTGCAGCAGGCGCTGTGCGACGCCGCCGTCAACGCCCGCAAGGCCCAGGCCGACCTGGCCTACCAGCTGCAG GTGGCGAGGACGAAGCAGCAGATCGAGGAGCAGCGGGCGCAGGTGCTGGTGGTGGAGCGGGCACAGCAGGCGCAGCTGCAGGAGCACGAGATTGGCCGCCGCGAGCGCGAGCTGGAGGCCACCGTGCGCAAACCCGCCGAGGCCGAGCGGTATCGCCTGGAGCGGCTGGCCGAGGCTGAGCG GTTGCAGGTGATGATGCAGGCGGAGGCGGAGGCGGAGGCCATGCGG GTGGCGGAGGCGGTGGCGCAGCCGCTGCTGGGGACGCGCCGGGTGACGCTGGTGGCCGGGAGCTCCGGGGACATCGGGGTGGCGCGGCTCCCCGGGGAGATCCTGGACGTCGTCACCCGCCTGCCCGCCGCCGTCGAGGCCCTGACGGGCGTCAGCGTCACCCAG GCCGCCCAGAAGAAGTCAGACTGCGTGGCCTGA